One window from the genome of Acidiferrobacterales bacterium encodes:
- a CDS encoding ABC transporter ATP-binding protein yields MGTGYLEQVHRSNLVLEHVSKQYMLKRAEPVVAVKDISMEVFDNEVCVLLGPSGCGKTTVLHMMAGLVDPTSGALSFNGKEIAGPSQERGMVFQSYTSFPWLTVEENVEYGLRLNKVNPVERRERVDFFIKKVKLERFRKAYPKQLSGGMKQRVAIARMLANSPEISLMDEPFGALDAETRWHMQELILDIIDESQMTVVLVTHDISEALFLADRIVFMSRHPGRIREILTMEFKQGRRIPSKEELFETPGYYEIERKILHMMREEASDVEQ; encoded by the coding sequence ATGGGTACCGGTTACCTGGAACAGGTGCACCGCAGCAACTTGGTGCTTGAGCATGTGTCGAAACAATACATGCTCAAGCGCGCCGAGCCGGTTGTGGCGGTGAAGGACATATCCATGGAAGTTTTTGACAACGAGGTTTGCGTATTGCTGGGCCCGTCCGGCTGCGGCAAGACAACAGTCTTGCATATGATGGCCGGGCTTGTCGATCCAACCTCCGGAGCCCTCAGCTTCAACGGCAAGGAGATTGCCGGTCCCAGTCAGGAACGCGGCATGGTCTTTCAGAGTTACACTTCATTTCCGTGGCTGACGGTCGAAGAAAATGTGGAATATGGATTGCGTCTGAACAAGGTGAACCCGGTTGAACGACGCGAACGGGTGGATTTCTTCATCAAAAAAGTCAAGTTGGAGCGGTTTCGCAAGGCATATCCAAAACAGCTGTCTGGTGGTATGAAGCAACGCGTCGCGATCGCGCGGATGCTGGCCAACTCACCGGAAATTTCGCTTATGGATGAACCTTTCGGCGCACTGGACGCGGAGACGCGCTGGCATATGCAGGAATTGATACTGGACATCATTGATGAATCACAGATGACGGTCGTGTTGGTCACTCACGATATTTCGGAGGCATTGTTTCTCGCTGATCGAATCGTTTTCATGTCAAGACACCCTGGTCGAATCCGTGAGATATTGACCATGGAGTTCAAGCAGGGACGCAGGATTCCCAGCAAGGAAGAATTGTTCGAGACACCGGGTTATTACGAGATTGAACGAAAAATTCTGCATATGATGCGAGAGGAAGCCAGCGATGTGGAACAATAA
- a CDS encoding D-2-hydroxyacid dehydrogenase → MKVHVKNNRWRPGSFPNTPEGEAVFTISQERIDIALAEFPDLAGKVEFFVDWDTDNFTSSMSDADILLTWDLPTEALGSVAPRLRWIHCIGAGVEHLLPMNWLPEPVTLTNNKGVHVAKAGEFGLMAVLMLHSHIPSVVFNQRNAVYDSLYSSPIAGKTLVVLGTGSLGGSTARKVRQLNVQVIGVNRSGSRVEGCDRVVTTAQLDDVLPDADYLLIATPDTPLTRGLMSRARLDLMKTTAGIVNIGRESVMDYDALCDKLDEGTLGGAILDVFDPEPIAADSRLWTTRNLIVTPHISADDGNSYVPMTLSLFFRNLRLFLSGKSLQNPVNPELGY, encoded by the coding sequence ATGAAGGTACATGTCAAGAACAACCGCTGGCGACCGGGTTCGTTTCCCAATACTCCCGAGGGTGAGGCTGTATTCACCATATCGCAGGAACGCATTGATATCGCACTTGCTGAGTTTCCGGATCTCGCGGGCAAAGTTGAGTTCTTTGTCGACTGGGACACCGACAACTTTACGTCGTCCATGTCCGACGCGGACATCTTGCTGACATGGGATCTGCCGACTGAGGCGCTGGGCAGTGTCGCCCCTCGTCTGCGCTGGATTCACTGTATCGGGGCCGGTGTCGAGCATTTGCTGCCAATGAACTGGCTGCCGGAACCGGTGACACTGACCAACAACAAGGGTGTCCATGTGGCCAAAGCTGGCGAATTCGGCCTGATGGCCGTCTTGATGCTGCATTCGCACATTCCCTCGGTGGTGTTCAATCAGCGCAACGCGGTTTACGATTCGCTCTACTCATCACCCATTGCCGGCAAGACACTGGTAGTCCTGGGAACAGGCTCACTCGGCGGTTCGACGGCCCGCAAAGTCAGGCAGTTGAATGTGCAGGTGATCGGTGTGAACCGTTCCGGCAGTCGTGTGGAAGGATGTGACCGGGTGGTGACTACCGCACAGCTCGACGATGTGTTACCCGATGCCGACTACCTGCTGATCGCAACACCAGACACACCACTGACCCGCGGTCTGATGTCGCGTGCGCGGCTTGACCTGATGAAGACCACCGCCGGAATTGTCAATATCGGAAGGGAATCTGTAATGGATTACGATGCGCTTTGTGACAAGTTGGATGAGGGCACGCTCGGTGGCGCCATACTGGATGTGTTCGATCCCGAGCCTATCGCCGCTGATTCACGTCTGTGGACAACCAGGAACCTGATTGTCACACCGCATATTTCCGCTGATGACGGAAATTCCTACGTACCGATGACATTGTCGCTGTTTTTTCGCAACCTTCGACTTTTCCTCTCAGGCAAATCACTGCAAAACCCGGTCAATCCTGAATTGGGTTATTGA
- a CDS encoding aconitase X catalytic domain-containing protein produces the protein MTSDVKLTSHEKQMLDGRHGYPRQWAMEQQLKVAQFFGAEDFVEVTQAHIMCDTESLGEAGIAHVEKLARSSEESRKVVIPAVTDPRGIEFSHYRRFGQPEEFARREQRLIDALQAMGVLMTDTCINYQTVAPPVFGEHLAFGDTGSVIYANSVFGARSNFEGGPAALSAALTGRVPRYGYHLDECRVAIHHFRVDFRPRTLSDWGALGAVIGREAGSYWNTPWISGIDRSPTSDELKHFGAAMASYGSVPLFHIQGVTPQALNCEKFAGETYGTPVSISRADIERMYAKADRSVKVDVVVFAAPQVSLFEVQDIVRFLDGRRINPSTELLIATSPEIKSACDRFGLTEQLEQSGATVLSGVCFYQMYARELGQLNDWRMLVSNSAKLVNIIAGYGYEPKLATMQQCVDAALTGVL, from the coding sequence ATGACCTCTGACGTGAAGTTGACGAGTCACGAAAAGCAAATGCTGGATGGCCGGCATGGCTACCCCCGCCAATGGGCGATGGAACAGCAGCTGAAGGTAGCGCAATTCTTCGGTGCCGAGGATTTTGTCGAAGTGACTCAGGCTCATATCATGTGTGATACGGAATCGCTGGGCGAGGCCGGAATCGCACATGTCGAGAAACTTGCGCGAAGCAGTGAGGAAAGCCGAAAAGTGGTGATTCCTGCAGTTACTGATCCCAGGGGGATCGAGTTCAGTCACTACCGGCGGTTTGGTCAGCCTGAAGAGTTTGCAAGGCGTGAGCAACGCCTCATTGACGCCTTGCAGGCCATGGGTGTTCTGATGACTGATACGTGTATCAACTACCAGACTGTAGCGCCACCGGTATTCGGCGAACACCTCGCCTTTGGCGATACCGGATCGGTGATTTACGCGAACAGTGTTTTCGGAGCGCGCAGCAATTTCGAAGGTGGACCGGCCGCGTTATCTGCCGCGCTGACAGGGCGAGTCCCGCGCTATGGGTATCATCTTGATGAGTGTCGGGTTGCCATCCATCATTTTCGGGTGGACTTCCGTCCCCGTACGCTTTCTGATTGGGGTGCTTTGGGTGCCGTGATTGGAAGGGAGGCGGGCTCTTACTGGAACACCCCGTGGATTTCTGGAATAGACAGAAGTCCAACTTCCGATGAGCTGAAGCACTTCGGAGCTGCTATGGCGAGTTACGGGTCAGTTCCGCTATTTCACATTCAAGGCGTTACACCGCAAGCGCTCAATTGCGAAAAGTTCGCGGGTGAGACGTATGGAACGCCCGTCAGCATTAGCCGCGCAGACATCGAGCGGATGTATGCCAAGGCGGACCGGTCAGTCAAGGTAGATGTTGTCGTATTTGCGGCGCCGCAGGTGTCCTTGTTCGAGGTGCAGGACATAGTCAGGTTTCTTGACGGTCGTCGGATCAATCCTTCAACTGAACTCCTCATTGCCACCTCGCCTGAAATCAAGTCGGCCTGTGACCGGTTTGGTCTGACCGAACAGTTGGAGCAATCTGGGGCCACGGTGTTAAGCGGTGTGTGTTTCTATCAGATGTACGCGAGAGAACTCGGTCAATTGAACGATTGGAGAATGCTTGTCAGCAATTCAGCGAAGCTGGTGAACATCATTGCGGGTTACGGCTACGAGCCCAAGCTTGCGACAATGCAACAGTGTGTTGATGCGGCGCTAACCGGTGTTCTATGA
- a CDS encoding DUF126 domain-containing protein, whose product MNETIIRCSAGMGNPISGVALSASDDFSARYDLDRIRGVFSRPSHKLYGESYVGKILVLNTAKGGVATAWMLLDMVSRGLAPAALILNRANPIMVQGAAFAELTLMHGFDVDIPTQVETGELIRVDPVAKHLIKNHC is encoded by the coding sequence ATGAATGAGACGATTATCCGATGCTCAGCGGGAATGGGCAACCCTATATCCGGGGTAGCATTGTCTGCCAGCGATGATTTCAGCGCCCGATATGATCTGGATCGAATACGGGGTGTATTTTCCCGCCCTTCGCATAAGTTATATGGGGAAAGTTACGTCGGAAAGATTCTGGTTTTGAATACCGCGAAGGGCGGAGTCGCTACTGCCTGGATGCTCCTGGATATGGTATCGAGAGGTTTGGCACCTGCCGCATTGATTCTAAACCGTGCGAATCCGATTATGGTGCAGGGTGCCGCATTTGCGGAGCTTACGCTGATGCATGGCTTTGATGTTGATATCCCAACCCAAGTTGAGACCGGCGAATTGATCAGGGTCGATCCTGTCGCAAAACACCTGATCAAGAACCACTGTTGA
- a CDS encoding aromatic ring-hydroxylating dioxygenase subunit alpha, whose amino-acid sequence MFKKDVRPQVMDGRFSGYAQSQPAAADEEIARIGPGTPAGEYYRRFWHPVYTTEELGELPEAIRILGEDLVLFRYGEQRDRIGLVHKHCLHRRASLEYGKCEDNGIRCCYHGWLFAPDGEILEMPAESSKTADMLRKTARLGAYPVIEYRGLIFAYMGPPDDQPDFPIYDACLYEDMTSAVYKAPYRCNWIQILDAILDPTHTTYLHSRNSHPQFSEGMKAEGVLQFYERHENHFLGSATRRVGDNVWVRVNELILPNFTQAGSAFAADGKKQIYFGRSCFTRWVVPVDDENSIVYAWANFGSRWDPHQYNTREGYEMIEQGEVIDRSLEDKKRFPADSEAVEGMGGISTHKGENLMPTDRGIALYRRRIRKQVRALADQINPPQPTRSGGNFVKTYGQDTVLALPARSGEDDQAYLDRIGKAVMDLQFAAEAANEESRDDEIIDRLKDLEVHGIDRTESFQ is encoded by the coding sequence ATGTTCAAGAAGGACGTTCGACCGCAGGTCATGGATGGCAGATTCAGTGGATACGCGCAGTCGCAGCCGGCTGCGGCAGATGAGGAAATCGCGAGAATTGGGCCCGGAACACCTGCCGGTGAATATTACCGCCGATTCTGGCATCCTGTCTATACCACCGAAGAGTTGGGTGAGTTGCCTGAAGCGATCAGGATTCTCGGCGAAGATCTGGTTTTGTTTCGCTACGGAGAGCAGCGGGACAGGATCGGACTGGTACACAAACATTGTCTTCACCGGCGCGCGTCGCTGGAATACGGCAAATGCGAGGACAATGGAATCCGATGCTGTTATCACGGATGGCTGTTCGCGCCTGATGGTGAGATCCTGGAGATGCCGGCTGAGAGCTCCAAGACTGCTGACATGCTGCGCAAGACTGCGCGGCTTGGCGCCTATCCCGTTATCGAATACCGCGGATTGATTTTCGCCTATATGGGACCGCCTGACGATCAGCCTGATTTCCCGATATATGACGCATGCCTTTACGAGGACATGACCAGCGCAGTCTACAAGGCTCCGTACAGGTGCAACTGGATTCAGATTCTGGACGCAATTCTCGACCCGACTCACACCACCTACCTTCACAGCCGAAACAGTCACCCACAGTTTTCGGAAGGCATGAAAGCTGAGGGTGTGCTGCAATTCTACGAGCGGCACGAAAACCACTTCCTGGGCTCTGCAACCCGCCGCGTTGGTGACAATGTATGGGTTCGGGTCAATGAGTTGATTCTCCCGAATTTTACACAAGCCGGTTCAGCCTTTGCCGCAGATGGTAAAAAGCAGATTTATTTCGGCCGTTCCTGCTTCACCCGGTGGGTTGTACCGGTTGATGACGAGAACTCGATCGTCTACGCGTGGGCGAATTTCGGCAGTCGCTGGGACCCGCATCAATACAACACCAGGGAAGGTTACGAGATGATCGAGCAAGGCGAAGTGATTGATCGTAGCCTGGAGGACAAGAAACGCTTTCCGGCGGATTCAGAGGCGGTTGAAGGGATGGGCGGCATTTCGACCCACAAGGGTGAGAACCTGATGCCGACGGATCGGGGTATCGCCCTTTACCGCAGGCGCATACGTAAACAGGTTCGCGCACTGGCCGACCAAATCAACCCGCCGCAGCCGACCAGATCGGGCGGCAACTTCGTAAAGACCTATGGCCAGGACACGGTCCTGGCCCTGCCAGCGAGAAGTGGCGAGGATGATCAGGCATATCTTGACCGGATCGGTAAGGCAGTGATGGATTTGCAGTTCGCCGCAGAGGCCGCCAATGAAGAAAGTCGTGATGACGAGATCATCGACCGACTGAAGGATCTTGAAGTGCACGGCATCGACCGAACAGAGTCATTCCAATGA
- the orn gene encoding oligoribonuclease, which translates to MTADSVVRKKSNLVWIDLEMTGLSPQNDRIIEIASIVTDIHLNIVAEGPELVIHQSDERLNAMDEWNTKTHGESGLIDLVRASTIDEQEAERQTLSFLRRYATKNRSPLCGNAICQDRRFLDRYMPQVSAYLHYRHLDVSTIKELAKRWRPELLLTQTKRNRHRAKDDIMESIEELRRYRDQFFLTNPIEIC; encoded by the coding sequence ATGACTGCTGATTCCGTTGTTCGAAAAAAGTCCAATCTAGTTTGGATTGATCTTGAGATGACGGGGCTCTCCCCGCAAAATGACAGGATTATCGAAATCGCTTCCATTGTCACTGACATTCATCTGAACATCGTTGCGGAAGGACCGGAACTTGTCATCCACCAAAGCGATGAGCGCCTCAACGCCATGGATGAATGGAACACAAAAACACATGGGGAGAGTGGACTGATTGATCTTGTTCGAGCGTCCACGATTGATGAACAGGAAGCGGAACGGCAGACCCTCTCGTTCCTGAGACGTTATGCGACGAAAAATCGCTCGCCGCTATGCGGCAATGCAATATGTCAGGATCGGCGATTTCTTGACCGATACATGCCGCAGGTTTCAGCATATCTCCACTATCGCCATCTGGATGTCAGCACAATCAAGGAACTTGCCAAACGTTGGCGGCCGGAATTGTTGCTGACGCAGACCAAGCGTAACCGACATCGCGCCAAGGACGACATCATGGAGTCTATCGAGGAACTGCGCAGGTATCGGGATCAGTTCTTCCTGACCAACCCGATTGAGATCTGCTGA
- a CDS encoding ankyrin repeat domain-containing protein: MERKTISFAEKLGVDPEPTKTDKFGFTHLHWAVIDKDVSAVQYLLSCGADAQAVASNVFGVFEKPPLSFRKRMKRFGVRFEDANFWAVRELTPLHIAASVDSVECMKFLFEYGAAFETSAYPDLNPVHCALCAGSDKALRALLRNGFAVDAKDRESRTMLHWLAMYRADSRVAIFLGGQFSRFGMKLQDPARAVRIMLEHGATFDQQDEGGNTPLHLAASTNMSDVAEVLLDHGAPADVRNFSGATPLHLAAWFNSPETADLLLARGAQIDSRDSANNTPLHIATADDAQDTHDSMIPYGSCCSRRGKNVVINLLVEHGAQICIENVEGHTPLSIAESKRTSSDTFDFLSQQRALQEQTN, translated from the coding sequence ATGGAAAGAAAAACAATTTCATTCGCCGAAAAGTTAGGTGTCGATCCTGAACCGACCAAGACGGACAAATTTGGATTTACCCACTTGCACTGGGCAGTAATCGATAAAGATGTCTCAGCGGTCCAGTATCTGCTGAGTTGTGGAGCGGACGCACAAGCAGTGGCATCCAATGTTTTCGGAGTCTTCGAAAAGCCCCCACTATCTTTCCGAAAACGGATGAAGAGATTCGGAGTCCGGTTCGAGGATGCCAATTTCTGGGCAGTGCGAGAACTGACGCCGTTGCATATTGCTGCCAGTGTTGATTCTGTCGAATGCATGAAGTTTCTGTTTGAATACGGTGCGGCATTTGAAACCTCCGCATATCCCGACCTGAACCCGGTGCACTGTGCACTTTGCGCAGGTTCGGACAAGGCCCTGCGTGCACTGTTGCGCAATGGGTTTGCTGTGGATGCAAAGGACCGGGAGTCCCGGACAATGCTCCATTGGCTCGCCATGTATCGCGCGGACAGCCGGGTTGCTATTTTTCTTGGCGGGCAGTTCTCGAGATTCGGTATGAAGTTACAGGATCCGGCCAGAGCTGTTCGCATAATGCTTGAGCACGGAGCGACGTTTGACCAACAGGACGAAGGTGGAAACACTCCGCTGCATCTTGCCGCCTCAACGAATATGAGTGATGTCGCGGAAGTTTTGCTTGACCATGGTGCACCGGCAGATGTCCGTAATTTTTCCGGTGCGACTCCGTTACATCTGGCAGCATGGTTCAATTCTCCTGAAACTGCGGATCTTCTGTTGGCGCGCGGCGCTCAGATCGACTCCAGAGACTCAGCGAACAATACGCCATTGCATATTGCAACGGCGGATGACGCACAGGATACGCATGATTCAATGATTCCCTACGGGTCGTGTTGCAGTCGACGCGGAAAGAACGTCGTCATAAACCTTCTCGTCGAGCACGGCGCTCAAATCTGTATCGAGAATGTTGAAGGTCACACACCCCTTAGCATTGCAGAATCAAAACGGACATCAAGCGATACGTTTGATTTTTTGAGTCAACAAAGGGCATTGCAGGAACAGACGAATTGA
- a CDS encoding ornithine cyclodeaminase family protein has product MLQVEQLSSASQMNELELLFLSNDDVESLNLGLKEVMDVIEAGLIAHGRQKVIMPSKSHLVLDFPNRLFNILKGYVEPVNVAGVKVIGDFHDNFRHNLPSEFALVNLYDPETGVPFAIVDGTLNTWMRTGAVTALGAKYLADRNSRVLGHIGARGTSWYNVRMLDQIFDFEEIRVTSRRPESRERFADVLSSELGKEIKVKDNTKDTVADADIIIDASRLLEHQILVADKDVKPGAHVQAYGAVLSVERKLPFSVDKFVVDDWNQCKISPYGQFADLVQQGELRDEHVYADVGEIAAGLKPGRESDTERSLFWHKGFAISDIMLGNLAVQKARKQGVGTRLTYCSRPRDM; this is encoded by the coding sequence ATGCTGCAAGTTGAACAGCTATCGAGTGCAAGTCAAATGAATGAGCTGGAACTGTTGTTCCTTTCAAACGACGATGTAGAGTCGTTGAACTTAGGCCTGAAGGAGGTTATGGACGTCATTGAGGCCGGGCTGATCGCGCATGGCCGGCAGAAAGTCATCATGCCCTCAAAAAGTCATCTCGTTCTGGATTTTCCGAACCGGTTGTTCAACATACTCAAAGGTTATGTGGAACCGGTCAACGTCGCCGGTGTGAAGGTCATTGGAGACTTCCACGACAACTTTCGGCATAACCTGCCGTCAGAATTTGCGCTGGTAAATCTTTACGATCCTGAAACCGGTGTGCCATTCGCAATCGTCGACGGCACTTTGAATACCTGGATGCGAACAGGCGCGGTGACTGCACTCGGTGCGAAGTATCTCGCCGACAGGAATTCCAGGGTGCTGGGCCATATCGGCGCTCGCGGTACGTCATGGTACAACGTACGGATGCTTGATCAGATTTTCGATTTCGAGGAAATTCGTGTTACCAGCCGACGACCTGAATCGAGAGAGCGGTTTGCGGATGTCTTGTCATCTGAACTCGGCAAGGAAATCAAAGTGAAGGATAACACCAAGGATACAGTAGCGGATGCCGATATCATCATTGACGCGTCGCGTCTGCTTGAGCATCAGATTCTAGTGGCTGATAAGGACGTGAAACCCGGCGCGCATGTCCAGGCGTACGGTGCGGTGTTATCCGTCGAAAGAAAATTGCCGTTTTCGGTTGATAAATTCGTAGTTGATGATTGGAATCAGTGCAAGATTTCTCCTTACGGCCAGTTCGCTGACTTGGTCCAGCAGGGGGAGTTGCGTGATGAGCATGTGTATGCGGACGTTGGAGAAATTGCTGCGGGTCTGAAGCCGGGTCGGGAGTCGGATACAGAGCGCAGTCTTTTCTGGCATAAGGGGTTTGCGATAAGCGATATCATGCTGGGAAACCTGGCCGTGCAAAAAGCCAGGAAGCAGGGTGTCGGAACTCGACTCACATATTGCTCCCGCCCTCGCGACATGTAA
- a CDS encoding Zn-dependent alcohol dehydrogenase, translating to MKAAVLHEPHQPLIIEEVDISNPKSREVLIRTAAVGVCHSDLHYIDGHYATPLPTVLGHEASGIVEKVGSEVNYVKPGDYVITCLSVFCGYCEFCVTGRPFSCANPKTARADHESPRLSQDGKVVHQFYDLSSFAEQMLIHEHALVRIRRDMPLDRAALIGCAVTTGVGAVVNTADIEVGATVAVIGCGGVGLSAINGAAIAGAGQIIAIDVADSKLEVARQFGATDTINSIDLDPVEMVRELTSGGVEYSFEALGTKPTSEQAFEMLRRSGVATIVGMVPEGQMIEIEGAELINDKRLQGSNMGSNRFRVDMPRYVDFYLRGQLKLDKMISKRIALENINEAFDDMKRGEIVRSVIVFNQE from the coding sequence ATGAAAGCAGCAGTTTTGCACGAACCGCATCAACCACTCATCATCGAGGAGGTTGATATATCCAACCCAAAATCGCGCGAGGTCCTGATTCGTACCGCCGCTGTCGGGGTCTGTCATTCGGATTTGCACTACATTGATGGCCATTACGCAACTCCGTTACCAACTGTGCTTGGGCATGAGGCCTCAGGCATTGTGGAAAAAGTCGGTTCGGAGGTGAACTATGTGAAACCAGGTGACTATGTCATAACCTGTCTCTCGGTTTTTTGTGGTTACTGTGAATTTTGCGTAACCGGCCGGCCGTTCAGCTGCGCCAATCCAAAAACCGCGCGGGCAGACCATGAGTCACCGCGGTTGTCGCAAGATGGGAAAGTTGTTCACCAGTTTTACGATCTGTCCTCATTTGCTGAACAGATGCTGATTCATGAACATGCTCTGGTAAGGATTCGAAGAGATATGCCGCTTGATCGGGCTGCGCTGATCGGGTGTGCGGTAACGACCGGTGTCGGTGCCGTAGTCAACACTGCAGACATTGAAGTCGGCGCGACTGTTGCCGTAATCGGATGTGGAGGCGTCGGACTCAGTGCAATAAATGGTGCTGCGATTGCCGGTGCCGGGCAAATCATTGCCATTGATGTTGCGGACTCGAAACTTGAGGTTGCCCGGCAGTTCGGAGCAACCGATACCATCAACAGTATCGATCTTGATCCAGTGGAAATGGTGAGGGAATTGACATCCGGTGGTGTCGAGTACTCGTTTGAGGCATTGGGGACGAAACCGACCAGCGAGCAAGCGTTTGAAATGCTGCGCCGATCTGGCGTGGCGACGATTGTCGGAATGGTGCCAGAGGGACAGATGATTGAAATCGAAGGTGCTGAACTGATTAACGACAAGCGGTTGCAGGGATCCAATATGGGGTCCAATCGATTTCGCGTAGACATGCCGCGCTACGTGGATTTCTACCTGCGAGGCCAATTGAAGTTGGACAAGATGATTTCAAAGCGCATCGCGCTTGAGAATATCAATGAAGCCTTTGATGACATGAAGCGAGGTGAGATTGTTCGTTCCGTAATAGTCTTCAATCAGGAGTGA
- a CDS encoding alpha/beta fold hydrolase, with product MMTTGHESFSLGSFELQSGAVLPNALLAYKTYGKLNQDRDNVILLPTFYTGTHIRNEGFFGPGRAIDPARHFVVSVNMFGNGISSSPSNTPPPFDAARFPQVTLYDNVRAQHRLLTEELGVNRIALVAGWSMAGCQAFQWGAQFPDFVSAILPFCGSARTSEHNIVFLEGVKSALTADAVYDEGKYTTPPVKGLKAFGRVYAGWAFSQTFYRNRMFELKGFATAEELLQDWERDHLDWDANDLLCKLKTWQNGDISSQPAYGGDFVAALNGIKAKTIIIACDNDLYFRPEDNQLEIEHIPNGELRIYESPWGHCVASPGNDPEFHDYLDLAIRELLD from the coding sequence ATGATGACCACAGGCCACGAAAGTTTTTCTCTCGGCAGTTTCGAACTCCAGTCTGGTGCAGTACTGCCGAACGCGTTGCTCGCTTACAAGACTTACGGAAAGCTCAATCAAGACCGAGACAACGTGATATTGTTGCCTACGTTCTACACTGGAACGCACATACGCAACGAGGGCTTTTTCGGACCCGGACGGGCGATTGACCCTGCGCGACATTTCGTGGTGTCAGTAAACATGTTCGGCAACGGAATCTCATCGTCTCCCAGCAACACTCCACCACCATTCGATGCGGCGAGATTTCCCCAGGTGACGTTATATGACAATGTACGTGCACAGCACCGTCTGCTTACCGAAGAACTGGGCGTAAACAGGATCGCCTTGGTTGCAGGTTGGTCAATGGCCGGATGCCAGGCGTTTCAGTGGGGCGCGCAGTTTCCCGATTTTGTCAGCGCGATACTTCCTTTTTGCGGTTCGGCGAGAACTTCCGAACACAACATCGTATTTCTCGAAGGTGTCAAGTCGGCACTCACTGCTGATGCGGTCTATGATGAGGGTAAATACACCACACCACCGGTCAAGGGTCTCAAGGCGTTCGGTCGGGTCTATGCCGGCTGGGCTTTTTCACAGACCTTCTACCGAAACCGAATGTTTGAACTCAAGGGGTTTGCGACTGCGGAGGAATTGCTGCAGGATTGGGAGCGTGACCACTTAGATTGGGATGCCAACGATCTGCTGTGCAAGCTCAAGACCTGGCAGAATGGCGACATCAGCTCGCAACCCGCTTACGGTGGCGATTTCGTTGCGGCACTGAATGGAATCAAGGCAAAGACGATCATCATTGCATGTGACAATGATCTGTATTTTCGTCCGGAGGATAACCAGCTCGAAATCGAACACATTCCGAACGGAGAGCTTCGAATTTACGAATCTCCGTGGGGGCATTGCGTCGCCTCACCGGGTAACGACCCTGAATTTCATGATTACCTGGACCTGGCAATTCGCGAATTACTGGATTGA